A part of Miscanthus floridulus cultivar M001 chromosome 6, ASM1932011v1, whole genome shotgun sequence genomic DNA contains:
- the LOC136460462 gene encoding uncharacterized protein: MEYDSDSDKEMKRNSDSDEKMEHDSNSDKEMEHNPNSDAIFKTKEPHLIGLEDTTTIVKEYNPYDYKKNSIPDIKSSDKSEGNISSDEKSDNNENDEQRLARLKKNKLKAGRRNRAKQRKQIWNKYKVELTEYNRKKMEREPAKSTKRERIEELTKELYTLTNNGRTKEDQKKEVGGSEEQPGEEVPQEPQGE; the protein is encoded by the exons ATGGAGTACGACTCCGACTCGGACAAGGAGATGAAGCGCAATTCTGACTCGGACGAGAAGATGGAGCATGACTCCAACTCAGATAAGGAGATGGAGCACAACCCCAATTCAgatgcaattttcaaaacaaaggAGCCACACCTAATTGGACTCGAAGACACAACAACGATCGTGAAGGAATACAACCCATACGACTACAAAAAGAACTCG ataccagatataaaatcttcagacaaatcagaaggcaacatctcgtcggatgagaaaagcgacaacaacgaaaatgatgagcaaaggctagcaagactaaagaagaataaATTGAAGGCTGGAAGAAGGAacagggctaaacaaaggaagcaaatctGGAATAAGTACAAGGTGGAactaacggaatacaacagaaagaagatGGAAAGAGAACCCGcaaaaagtacaaaaagggaaagaattgaagaattaacaaaggagttgtacaccctcacgAACAACGGAAGAACAAAGGAAGatcagaagaaagaagtcgggggatcaGAAGAACAACCCGGCGAAGAAGTTCCACAAGAGCCACAAGGAGAGTAA